From a single Saccharomyces kudriavzevii IFO 1802 strain IFO1802 genome assembly, chromosome: 15 genomic region:
- the SKDI15G0030 gene encoding SRP1/TIP1 family protein, with the protein MVKLTSIAAGVAALAAGASATTTLAQSDERVNLVELGVYVSDIRAHLAQYYLFQAAHPTETYPVEVAQAVFNYGDFTTMLTGIAPDQVTRMITGVPWYSTRLRPAISSALSKDGIYTIAK; encoded by the coding sequence atggtcaaattaacttcaatcgctgctggtgtcgccgCTCTAGCTGCCGGTGCCtctgccaccaccaccctagctcaatccgacgaaagagtcaacttggttgaattgggtgtctacgtttctgatatcagagctcacttggcccaatactacttgttccaagccgCCCACCCAACTGAAACCTACCCAGTCGAAGTCGCTCAAGCTGTCTTCAACTACGGTGACTTCACCACCATGTTGACCGGTATTGCTCCAGACCAAGTgaccagaatgatcactGGTGTCCCATGGTACTCCACCAGATTGAGACCAGCCATCTCTAGTGCTTTGTCTAAGGATGGTATTTACACCATTGCTAAATAG
- the SKDI15G0025 gene encoding uncharacterized protein, whose product MKISDKRKFEKVNFEEFESALNNKNDLVHCHSITLFESIRTEVRSFYEDEKSSLIKVVKYRTDAMDRKRSFEKIVIAVMVKKNVQKFLTFVEDEPDFQSGPIPSKYLIPKKINLMVYTLFQVHTLKFNRKDYDTLSLFYLNRGYYSELSFRVLERCYETASSRPNDSSTMRTFTNFVSGAPIVRSLQKSTIRKYGYNLAPYMFLLLHVDELSIFSAYQASLPGGKKVDTGRLKRDLCPRKPTEIKYFSQICNDMMNKKDGLGDILHIILRACALNFGAGPRGGAGDEEEEDRSIANEQSIIPSVDEHGLKVCKLRSPNTPRRLRKTLDAVKALLVSSCACTAKDLDIFDDNNGVAMWKWIKILYHEVAQETAQKDSYRITLVPSSDGISVCGKLFNREYVRGFYFACKAQFDSLWDELNKCFYMPTVVDIASLILRNRDVLFREPKRGIDEYLENDSFLQMIPVKYREIVLPKLRRDANKMTAALKNKVAVAIDELTVPLMWMIHFAVGYPYRYPELQLLAFAGPQRNVYVDDTTRRIQLYTDYNKNGSSEPRLKTLDGLTSDYLFYFVTVLRQMQICALGNSYDAFKHDPWMDVVGFEDPDQVTNRDTSRIVLYSYLFLNTAKGCLVEYATFRQYMMELPKNAPQKLNFREMRQGLIALGRHCVGSRFETDLYESATNELMANHSVQTGRKIYGVDSFSLTSVSGTTATLLQERASERWIQWLGLESDYHCSSSTANAGDVAGEASSDHRKILRVTRKRPREPKSTNDILVAGQKLFGSSFEFRDLHQSRLCYEIYMADTPSVAVQASPGYGKTELFHLPLIALASKGDVKYVSFLFVPYTVLLANCMIRLSRGGCLNVAPVRNFIEEGYYGVTDLYVGIYDDLASAKFTDRIAAWDNIVECTFRTNNVSWVTSL is encoded by the coding sequence atgaaaatttccgATAAGCgtaagtttgaaaaagtaaactTTGAGGAGTTTGAGTCGGCTCtcaataacaaaaacgaCTTGGTACATTGTCACTCAATAACTTTATTTGAATCGATCCGCACGGAAGTGCGATCATTCTACGAAGACGAAAAGTCTAGTCTAATCAAGGTGGTAAAATACAGAACTGATGCAATGGATAggaaaagatcttttgaaaaaattgtcattgCCGTCATggtcaagaaaaatgtacAAAAGTTTCTGACGTTTGTTGAAGACGAACCAGATTTCCAGAGCGGACCAATCCCTTCAAAGTATCTCAttcccaagaaaatcaacttgATGGTCTACACGTTGTTTCAAGTAcatactttgaaatttaatAGGAAAGATTACGATAccctttctcttttttaccTCAACAGAGGATACTATAGTGAGTTGAGTTTTCGTGTCCTGGAACGTTGTTACGAAACTGCGAGTTCCAGGCCGAACGACAGCTCTACGATGCGTACTTTCACCAACTTTGTTTCTGGCGCGCCTATTGTAAGGAGTCTTCAGAAAAGCACCATAAGGAAATATGGATACAATTTGGCACCCTACATGTTTTTGTTACTACACGTAGATGAGctttcgattttttccgCATATCAAGCAAGTTTACCTGGCGGTAAGAAAGTCGACACAGGGCGGCTGAAGCGTGATCTATGCCCACGTAAACCCACTGAGATAAAGTACTTTTCACAGATATGTAACGATATgatgaacaagaaagacGGATTGGGTGATATTTTGCATATTATCTTGCGAGCGTGTGCGCTTAATTTTGGGGCGGGTCCCCGTGGTGGCGCTGgtgacgaagaggaagaggatcGATCTATTGCGAATGAACAATCCATTATTCCCTCTGTGGACGAGCATGGCTTAAAAGTATGTAAGTTGCGCAGTCCGAACACTCCACGAAGACTCAGAAAAACATTAGATGCCGTGAAAGCTTTATTGGTGTCCTCTTGTGCTTGCACCGCAAAGGATTTAGATATATTTGATGACAACAACGGCGTTGCGATGTGGAAATGGATCAAAATTCTGTACCACGAAGTAGCACAGGAAACCGCGCAGAAGGACTCTTATAGAATAACTTTGGTACCTTCTTCTGATGGTATATCAGTATGTGGAAAACTGTTTAATCGCGAGTATGTCCGCGGCTTTTACTTTGCATGCAAGGCTCAGTTTGACAGCCTTTGGGACGAATTGAACAAGTGCTTTTATATGCCTACAGTGGTTGATATTGCCAGTCTCATTTTGCGTAATCGAGACGTTTTGTTCAGAGAGCCAAAGCGGGGAATTGACGAGTATCTGGAAAAcgattcttttcttcaaatgatacCTGTTAAATATCGTGAAATTGTGCTGCCAAAGTTGAGAAGAGATGCTAACAAAATGACCGCGgctctgaaaaataaagtggCTGTTGCAATTGACGAGCTCACGGTGCCACTTATGTGGATGATCCATTTTGCCGTGGGATACCCTTACCGTTATCCAGAGCTTCAGCTACTCGCTTTTGCCGGTCCTCAGCGCAACGTATACGTCGACGATACAACAAGACGCATCCAACTGTACACTGATTATAACAAGAACGGTTCATCGGAGCCTCGACTAAAGACACTTGACGGACTCACTTCAGATTacttgttttattttgtcaCTGTGCTAAGGCAAATGCAAATATGTGCGCTTGGTAACAGTTATGACGCCTTTAAACATGATCCTTGGATGGATGTCGTGGGATTTGAGGATCCAGATCAAGTAACAAATCGAGATACTTCGAGGATAGTTTTGTATTCCTACTTGTTTCTGAATACCGCGAAGGGCTGTCTCGTTGAATATGCAACTTTTCGGCAGTACATGATGGAACTTCCGAAGAATGCACCTCAGAAGCTGAATTTTCGGGAGATGCGTCAGGGGTTGATTGCCCTAGGGCGCCACTGCGTAGGTAGCAGATTTGAAACGGATTTGTACGAGTCGGCGACGAATGAACTCATGGCCAATCATTCCGTTCAAACAGGGCGAAAGATCTACGGTGTGGATTCCTTTTCGTTAACCAGTGTCAGTGGAACGACCGCCACTTTATTGCAGGAACGAGCTTCTGAGCGCTGGATTCAATGGTTAGGCCTTGAAAGCGACTACCATTGTTCCTCCAGTACTGCGAATGCGGGAGACGTAGCAGGTGAGGCGAGTTCAGATCatcgaaaaattttgagagtAACGCGAAAAAGGCCCCGAGAGCCCAAGAGCACAAACGATATCCTCGTCGCAGGCCAGAAACTCTTTGGCAGCTCCTTTGAATTCAGGGACTTGCATCAGTCGCGCTTATGTTATGAAATATACATGGCGGACACACCCTCTGTGGCAGTACAGGCCTCCCCGGGCTATGGTAAGACGGAGTTATTTCATCTCCCCTTAATAGCACTGGCGTCTAAGGGCGACGTGAAATATGTGTCGTTTCTGTTTGTACCATACACAGTGTTGCTTGCTAATTGCATGATCAGGTTGAGCCGAGGCGGTTGCTTGAATGTGGCCCCTGTCAgaaactttattgaagaaggttaCTATGGCGTTACTGATTTATACGTGGGGATCTACGATGACCTTGCTAGCGCTAAGTTCACAGACAGGATAGCTGCGTGGGATAATATTGTTGAGTGCACCTTTAGGACCAACAATGTAAGTTGGGTTACCTCATTGTAG